A DNA window from Betta splendens chromosome 6, fBetSpl5.4, whole genome shotgun sequence contains the following coding sequences:
- the washc4 gene encoding WASH complex subunit 4 has translation MAGESIAPDWEFDRFDDGSQKIHTEVQLKNYSKFLDEYTSQLRGIEEALDDSIGDVWDFTLDPIALKLLPYEQSSLLELIKTDNKVLNKVITVYAALCSEVKKLKYEAETKFYNGLLYYGEGVSDTSVVEGESQIQMGRFISFLQELSCFVSRCYEVVVNIVHQLAALYNSNKGATKIIESSGVHFQIVYEHLGELLVVLLTLDEIMENHGTLKDHWKMYKRLLKSVHHNPGKFSIPEEKLKPFEKLLLKLEGQLLDGMILQACVQQRFDDPGEGVAVAKNSAFAEEFAFNIRTIFTSVESKIGEPSEIDQRDRYASVCGLFVLHFYIFRTVDKKLYKSLLDICKKVPAVTLISNIIWFPDIFLTTKVPAAAKLIDKKSLQAIKTQRDTYLQQRAQTLAKDVQSYYVFVTSWMMKMESILSKGQRSDKVADDLNSRCNVFVQGILYAYSIGTIIKTTMNMYMSMQRPMTKTTVKALCRLVELLKAVEHTFHRRSMVVADSVSHITQQLQSQALNAIGNAKKRVISDKKYSEQRLDVLSSLVLAENALSGPSTKERRLVVSLALCVGTQLKTFKDEELLPLQLVLKKLDLISELSERVKLQCDCSFLYWHRAVFPIYLDDVYDNAVDAARIHYMFSALRDSVLSMLHAKHLESCDQLLESYDKEIMDVFNEHLLDKLCKEIEKDLRLSVHTHLKLDDRNPFKVGMKDLAHFFSLKPVRFFNRFIHIKAYVTHYLDKTFYNLTTVALHDWATYSEMRNLATQRYGLVMTEAHLPSQTLEQGLDVLEIMRNIHVFVSRYLYNLNNQIFIEKASNNKHLNTINIRHIANSIRTHGTGIMNTTVNFTYQFLRKKFYIFSQFMYDEHIKSRLIKDIRFFRETKDQSDQKYPFERAEKFNRGIRKLGITPDGQSYLDQFRQLISQIGNAMGYVRMIRSGGLHCCSSAIRFVPDLEDIVNFEELVKEEGLSEETQRAAGVLDSVLGDLTSNSAEGTEYFKKLVAVFAPEFRSAKNMHLRNFYMIVPPLTVNFVEHSISCKEKLSKKNKTGAAFTDDGFAMGVAYILKLLDQYLEFDSLHWFQAVREKYRKEMSAVVKEQNVQSASQDEKLLQTMNLTQKRLDVYLQEFELLYFSLSSARIFFRADKTAAEETQEKKDKEDASKPGGNSDANEPTLK, from the exons ATGGCGGGGGAAAGCATCGCACCTGACTGGGAATTTGACCGTTTTGACGacggttcacaga AAATCCACACAGAGGTCCAGCTGAAGAACTATAGCAAGTTCCTGGATGAGTATACCTCTCAGCTCAGGGGTATAGAAGAGGCCTTGGATGACTCCATTGGAGATGTGTGGGACTTCACTTTGGACCCGATCGCCTTAAAG ttgCTTCCATATGAGCAGTCATCATTATTGGAGTTAATTAAAACAGATAACAAG GTTCtgaacaaagtcatcacagTTTATGCTGCTCTCTGTAGTGAAGTAAAGAAGCTCAAATATGAG gCAGAAACCAAGTTTTACAATGGGTTACTGTACTATGGAGAAGGAG tgtctgaCACCAGTGTTGTTGAGGGCGAGTCTCAGATTCAGATGGGCAGATTCATCTCATTCCTGCAG GAACTGTCCTGCTTTGTGTCAAGGTGTTATGAAGTGGTGGTTAACATTGTCCACCAGCTGGCTGCCCTCTACAACAGCAACAA GGGTGCAACAAAAATCATTGAGTCATCAGGTGTTCACTTCCAG ATAGTCTATGAGCACCTTGGGGAGTTGCTGGTGGTTCTGCTCACACTCGATGAGATTATGGAAAATCATGGGACACTGAAAGATCACTGGAAGATGTATAAAAG GTTATTAAAATCAGTGCACCATAACCCAGGGAAATTTTCCATTCCTGAGGAGAAGCTGAAACCATTTGAAAAGCTCCTACTCAAGCTTGAGGGACAGTTACTGGACGGCATGATACTGCAG GCCTGTGTGCAGCAGAGGTTTGATGATCCTGGAGAAGGAGTAGCTGTAGCAAAAAACAGTGCCTTTGCTGAGGAGTTTGCCTTCAACATACGCACCATATTCACCAGTGTTGAGTCTAAAATTG gCGAGCCTTCAGAGATTGACCAGAGAGATAGATATGCTAGTGTCTGTGGTCTCTTTGTGCTTCACTTTTACATCTTCAGGACCGTTGACAAAAAGCTCTACAAGTCCCTCCTTGATATCTGCAAAAAG GTTCCAGCTGTCACTTTGATTTCTAACATCATCTGGTTTCCTGACATTTTCCTTACAACTAAAGTCCCAGCTGCAGCTAAGCTTATAGATAAGAAGAGTCTACAGGCCATTAAAACCCAGAGAGACACTTACCTGCAACAAAGAGCTCAAACTCTGGCAAA GGATGTTCAGTCATATTACGTGTTTGTCACATCCTGGATGATGAAGATGGAGTCCATCCTGTCCAAGGGTCAAAGAAGTGACAAGGTGGCAGATGATCTTAACAGCAGGTGTAATGTGTTTGTACAG GGCATCTTGTACGCGTACAGTATTGGCACCATAATCAAGACTACCATGAACATGTACATGTCGATGCAGCGGCCCATGACCAAGACAACTGTCAAAGCACTCTGCCGACTGGTGGAATTACTCAAG GCTGTGGAGCACACATTTCACAGGCGGTCCATGGTTGTAGCTGATTCAGTGTCTCACatcactcagcagctgcagtcacaggccctgaacgccaTCGGCAATGCCAAG AAAAGGGTGATCTCTGATAAGAAGTACAGTGAACAGCGGCTGGATGTGCTGTCGTCTCTGGTGCTGGCAGAAAATGCCCTCAGTGGACCTAGCACCAAGGAACGACGCCTTGTGGTGTCTTTGGCTCTGTGTGTTGGCACCCAGCTG AAAACCTTCAAAGATGAGGAACTGCTCCCACTGCAGCTTGTGCTGAAGAAGCTGGACCTTATTAGTGAGCTGAGTGAGAG GGTTAAGCTGCAGTGTGACTGTAGCTTTCTTTACTGGCACCGAGCTGTGTTTCCTATTTACCTAGATGATGTATATGACAACGCTGTGGACGCAGCACGAATACAT TACATGTTCAGTGCGCTGAGGGACAGCGTGCTGTCCATGCTGCATGCCAAACACTTGGAGTCGTGTGACCAGCTTTTGGAGAGCTACGACAAGGAGATCATGGACGTGTTCAACGAG CACCTGTTGGACAAGCTGTGTAAGGAGATTGAGAAGGACCTGCGTctctctgtacacacacacctgaaactgGATGATAGGAATCCTTTCAAAGTTGGCATGAAGGATCTGGCCCACTTCTTCTCCCTCAAGCCCGTCCGCTTCTTCAACCGATTCATTCATATCAAAG CGTATGTGACTCACTACCTTGACAAAACTTTCTACAACCTGACCACTGTTGCTCTGCATGACTGGGCCACCTACAGTGAGATGAGAAACCTTGCCACACAGCGCTATGGACTGGTGATGACGGAAGCACATCTGCCGAGTCAGACTTTGGAGCag GGTCTGGATGTTCTAGAGATCATGAGGAACATCCATGTTTTCGTCTCGCGCTACCTTTATAACCTTAACAATCAG ATCTTCATAGAGAAagcaagcaacaacaagcactTGAACACCATTAATATCCGCCACATTGCCAACTCCATCCGGACCCATGGCACAGGCATTATGAACACCACA GTGAATTTCACGTATCAATTCCTGCGGAAGAAGTTTTACATTTTCAGCCAGTTTATGTACGACGAACACATCAAGTCAAGACTCATCAAGGACATCCGCTTCTTCAGAGAAACAAAGGATCAGTCCGATCAGAAG TATCCTTTTGAGCGAGCAGAGAAGTTTAATCGTGGCATTAGAAAGCTGGGCATCACTCCTGACGGACAGAGCTATCTGGACCAATTCAGACAGCTCATCAGTCAAATCG GCAATGCTATGGGCTACGTGCGTATGATACGATCTGGAGGACTTCACTGTTGCAGCAGTGCTATCAG GTTTGTTCCAGACTTGGAGGACATAGTAAACTTTGAGGAACTCGTAAAGGAGGAGGGATTGTCCGAGGAGACCCAGAGAGCTGCTGG CGTTCTTGACTCGGTTTTGGGAGATCTGACCAGCAACTCTGCTGAGGGAACAGAGTACTTCAAGAAGCTGGTGGCAGTCTTTGCACCCGAGTTTCGTAGTGCCAAGAATATGCATCTGAGGAATTTCTATATGATTGTGCCCCCATTG ACTGTGAATTTTGTAGAGCACTCCATCAGCTGCAAAGAGAAACtcagcaagaaaaacaaaactggaGCTGCTTTCACAGATGATGGCTTTGCCATGG